From the Hyphomicrobium sp. ghe19 genome, one window contains:
- a CDS encoding inositol monophosphatase family protein translates to MNNVSPTLNVMISAARKAGRSLTRDFGEVEQLQVSIKGPANFVSAADHKAEDIIFKELSKSRGTYGFLMEERGEIVGADQTHRWIVDPLDGTTNFLHSNPLFAVSIGLEREGQLVAGVIYNPASDELFTAEKGKGAYMNDRRLRVAARKNLGDALVTTGIPHRGREGKARYLKEMDLLMNEVAGIRRTGSAALDLAFVAAGRFDAYWEHNLQPWDVAAGIVIAREAGAFVTDLAGGDKMMDSGDIIAANPYIHKALGQFLFNKA, encoded by the coding sequence ATGAATAACGTATCCCCGACACTCAACGTCATGATCTCGGCTGCACGCAAGGCGGGGCGCAGCCTCACGCGTGATTTCGGTGAGGTCGAGCAATTGCAGGTCTCGATCAAGGGACCGGCCAATTTCGTCTCCGCCGCCGACCACAAGGCCGAAGACATCATCTTCAAGGAGCTATCGAAGTCCCGCGGCACCTACGGCTTCCTCATGGAGGAGCGGGGTGAAATCGTCGGCGCCGATCAGACGCACCGCTGGATCGTCGATCCGCTCGACGGCACGACGAACTTTCTGCATTCGAACCCGCTGTTCGCAGTCTCGATCGGCCTCGAGCGCGAAGGCCAGCTCGTTGCGGGCGTCATTTACAATCCCGCGAGCGACGAACTCTTCACAGCCGAAAAGGGCAAGGGCGCGTACATGAACGATCGCCGCCTGCGGGTCGCGGCGCGCAAAAACCTCGGCGATGCCCTCGTGACGACCGGAATTCCCCACCGCGGCCGCGAAGGCAAGGCGCGCTATCTGAAAGAGATGGACCTCTTGATGAACGAAGTCGCGGGCATCCGCCGGACGGGCTCGGCCGCGCTCGACCTCGCCTTCGTCGCAGCCGGGCGGTTCGACGCCTACTGGGAGCACAATCTTCAGCCGTGGGACGTTGCGGCCGGCATCGTCATCGCGCGCGAGGCCGGCGCCTTCGTCACCGATTTGGCCGGCGGCGACAAAATGATGGACTCCGGCGATATCATCGCCGCAAACCCCTACATTCACAAAGCTTTGGGGCAGTTCCTCTTCAATAAAGCCTGA